The Fimbriimonadaceae bacterium nucleotide sequence TCGTGGCCCCAGGTTTCCGTCCTTGTCGCGCCAGTTGATCATGCCGTTCACGAACGTGCAGACCTGGGTGGGGCCGATCGAGCCGAAGCTGTCCGGAGGGGTGTACTGCGTGGCGGGCTCACCAACGAAGCTGCGGCCGAGGGTCTGCGGCGCCAAGGGGCCGCTCGCCGGGCCCTCGTCCATCGGGTACCGGTTGCCCGGCAGGGCTTCCTTCGCCAGAGGCAGGTTCTCGCGACCGAGTTCCTGTTCTTCCGTTCGCTTCGGAACGATGAAGCCTGCGTAAGTGGGATTGTCGAGGCGGGCCAGCTCTTCAATGCTGAACGTGTAGCCGCCTTGGAGCTGGATAGGCGTGCCTTCGGTGTAACCCTTGGGCGCTTGCGCGGGCGATATTGATGTAAGGACCGCCGCGAAAAGCAACGGACGGCAAAGGCGAGTGAGTGTCAAATGCATCTCCTAGGTGGGGGCAACGGCTCGTTAAGGCACGAAGCACGCCAATTTGGAAGATACCGTCCCAATCTGTCAAAAAAAATCTCTGCCAGACAATCTGGCAGAGATGCGGGTTTTTTGGCCAACCCGCCTGAGGGCGGGCTGGCCGTTCGCGGTCACGCCTTAAGGCGTGTAGATCCACTTGGCCTGGTCAGCCTGGTGGCACCAGATGCTGGCGCCGGCCGGGCCGGTCTGCTTGATGCGGTACCGGGCGCGGACGGCGTTTCCGGCCGAGAAGTAGCGGCCCAAGTTGCCGGTCGCGGTGAGCGTCCGGGTCGCATAGGTCGTGTTGATCGAGTCCGTGCGGACGTCGTTCGAGTCGAACGCGTTCGTCTGGAAGTCGTACAGGTCGAGCGTCTGGCTAAAGGCGCCTGTCGTGTCCATCTTCGCGACCATCTCGAACTTCAGGTCGGTCGGGTTGTTGCCCGGGGCCGTGCCGTTGACTTCGACGTTGATCGGTTCGACGAACTGGTTCGGGACGATGAACTTGCAGACCTTCAGGGCGTCGCCATCGACGTTGGCCAAGCTGGCAACGTTGCCCGAATCCAGGCGGCCGAGACGGACGGTGAAGGAGTTCGGGGCGATCGCGACCGCGCCGCCGCCCGCGGTGACGGTGAAGACACCGGTTCCCACAGTGGCCTGGCGGTCAGGGTTGGTGATCGTCAAGTCGCGGGCGCCGAGGGCGGCACCGTTGTCGACGGTCACGTTCAACACGACCTGGGTCGGGTTGTTGTGGTCGAACGAGATGCTGTTGACCGTGACGCCCGCACCGCTGAAGGCGGCTTCAAGGCGCTGCGGATAAGAAGCGTCCGTATCGTAGTACTCCTGGCCGTTGCCGGAGCTGCCTGTCACGGTGACGTTCGCCGTCTGCCCTTGCTGAAGGCTGTTCGGGGAAACGGTCGTGATCGGACAAGGCGCCGGCGCCAAGAGCTGGGCCCAGCGGACGCCCCAGGTATCGGCAGAACGGACGATTTCCTGGACGGTCCAGATGGTCTGGTCGTCGTTCGGGTCGACGAAGGTGCCCGAGTAGTCGCCCCAGCGCTGCACGCCACTGAACGGGTCAATGTAGCGGGCCGTGCTCTGGAAGTAAACGGTGGGAGTGCGGGTCGTGCCCAGCGTGTCGTTGAAGAGGCGGCCGGAGTAGACGCCCTGGACGTACGTGGCCGAGTTGGAGCCGCTATAGCCGAAGGCCATGTGGCCCTGGCCCGTCATGACCCCGCTGCCCATCCAGTAGTGGATCGGCGTGCCGCCCGGGTCGACGATCGAGCCGGCCTGGCGGAGCGTCGGCGTGGGCTGGGTCAGGTCGACGAGCTCGTACCATCGCATTCCCATGCGGTCACCACCGGCGACACCGGTGCTGGTCATGCGGAAGTGGTGGGCCGTGACCAGCGTCCATATGCCCGTCTTGCGGTTCTTGCGGATCTGGGCGTGGAACAGGCGGTCGGAGACCGAGCTGAGCAGGCGGGACGTGTCCCGCGTGGGGACGTTGATCGGTGTGGAAGTCGACGGCGTGCTGATGATGATGTTGCCGCTGATGGAGGGTGTGGTGCCGCTCCAGCTCAGCTTGCGCATCACCAACTGGCTGAAGTTCGAGTTGCTGACGCCGATGATGTAGGACTCGGGGGCGTTCGGATCCGGGTTGTCGACGCCGCGGGGCGAGTCGACGCCTTGACCACCGCTCGAAGACGTGTTGAACCGGAAACCGGTGATCAGGCCGCCCGCGCCAAGGTTGGCGAGCGGGAAGATGGTCACGTTCGTGCCGAGGTACTGGGTGAGGCCCGTGTTGAACGTGTTCTCACCGACCATGACCGAGTACTTGTCGACGCCGAGCGACGGGTAGTCGCAGAACGCGCTGGGCACCTGGTAGTAGTACTGGGTGAAGTCCGCCTGGGCCGTGATCGTCGGGCCGTTCGAAACGGCCAGGATGATGCGGTTCGGCGAATTGACCGTGATCGCGACGACGTACCACTTCTGCGTGATCGGGTCGAACGTCACGCGAGGGTCGGAGGTGCCGAACGAAGTGCCGCCGACCAGGTTGAAGAAGGTGTCGAGGTTGATCGAGACCTGGATCGTGCCGGTGCGGCTGCGCCAGTTGATGCGGCCGTTCACGGCCGTGCAGACCTGGCTGGGGCCGATCGCGCCGAACGAGTCGGGCGGGTAGAAGCCCGTCGCGCCCTGGCCCTCAAAGTTGGCGCCAACGGTTTGCGGGGTGAACGGAAGTCCGTGGCTCTTACCGTTTTGGCTCAGCGGGAACGAGCCGCCAGGAAGGGCGTCGGGGTTCTGTTGCAGGTTCGAGCGGTCGCGACCTTTGACCTCCGTCTCCTTGATGATCCGGGCGACCTTGTTCAAGAAGGGATATTCGCGGTCGGCGCGGATCAAGTCCGCGACAGAGACCTTACCGGCATTGACAATCGTGATTTTTTCGCCGAGCGTATAGCCAGGCTTTAGGTTCTGTGCCGTGCCAAGCGTCGCCAAGCTGAGTGCAGCGACCAAGAACACGCTTCTAGTTCGGATTTTTCCGAGCGGGATCGGCATAGTAAGTTTCCAGTCCTCCCCACCCTTATCGTCAGGCGACAGGGCGCAGCCTTTAAGGTAGGGCGGCAGCAAGGGGCCGCCATAACGACCACCTCCAGGCCAAAGGTAATCTACCATTTAAGAGGCTGGGATTCACTTGAATTCTCACAACCCCAGCAACGATGCTGTGGGACCTTTAGCCGCATCCGTCCCTTGGCACGTCGACGGGCCCCGCTGATCGCCCGGGTCGGATAGAATCGGGCGGAATGGCAGGCGCGAACCAAGGACAGACCGTGAAGCTCACGATCAACGACGTCGAAATCGACGTGCCTCAAGGCGAGTTGATCGTTGAATCGGTCAAGCGGCTTGGACTTGAGATCCCGATTTTCTGCTACCACCCCCGGATGAAGCCCGTGGGAATGTGCCGCATGTGCCTCGTCGAAGTCGGCTTCAAACAACCGGACGGGTCGGTCCGCAAGATGCCCAAGCCCCAAGCGGGGTGCACCCTGCCTGCAAGCGAGGGGATGGTCGTCTATACCGACACCGAACTTATCCACAACGACCGAAGGGGCGTCCTCGAGTTTCTCCTGGCCAACCATCCTTTGGACTGCCCGATCTGCGACAGGGGCGGTGAGTGCCCGCTGCAGAACAACACCTTGGCCTATGGCCCTTCCACCAGCCGCTTCATCGAGTTGAAGCGCCACCTGCCCAAGGCCTTCCCGCTCTCCAAGTACGTCACCCTGGACTTGGAGCGGTGCATCCAGTGCGGCCGTTGCGTCCGCTTCACCGAGGAGATCAGTGGCGACCACGACCTCGCCTTCCGCTTCCGCGGCGCAGAGATGCAGCCGAGCACCTTCCAGTTGACGGAGTTCGAGAGCAAGTTCAGCGGGAACGTGATCGAAATTTGCCCGGTCGGCGCTTTGACCTCCGCCCGTTACCGGTTCCGCGCCCGCCCTTGGGACCTGGAAACCGCGCCGTCGGTCTGCACCCAGTGCTCCAACGGGTGCAACACCTGGTTCGACCACCGCGTCGGCCGCTTCGTGCGCGTCAACGCGCGCACGAACGAAGCCGTGAACGAGGATTGGACGTGCGACCGTGGCAAGTTCGGCCACGACAACTACAACTCGCCGGGACGCCTCACCACCCCGCTCGTGCGCCAAGGGGAGGGCCTCGCCGAAACGGGCTGGTCCGAAGCGTATGAAGCGCTCTTCCAAGGCTTCGAGCCCGGTGGAGCGGAAGTGGCCGGTCTCGTCGGGCCTGAAGTCTCGAACGAGGCCCTCTTCCTCTTCGCCAACCTCTTCCGAACCGCTTTCAAATCCCCGAACCTGGACTACCGATGGCGGCAGAACCTCGTGCCGGCGGGCCAGTCCGTCTCGGCCCGCTTGGGCGTCGAGCCCGTGCAGGGCCGCATCGCCGACCTTGAAACGGCCGGGTCGATCCTCGTCTTTGGGACGTCGCTGGCCGACGAACTCCCGATCGCCTACCTGCGCGTCCGCAAGGCGGCCACCCACCACGGCGCCAAAGTCGTGGTCGCCACCGACCGCCCGACCGAGGTCGAACGGTTCGCAACAGTCACCTTGCACTACCGGCCGGGCACCGGCGCCACCCTCGCGGCCGGTCTGCTCGCACAGTTGGTCAAAGACGGCCGTGCCGAATTCCCGCCCGCGACCCGCGACGAACTCGCCAAGTTCGACGCCGCCCGGGTCGAGAACGAGACCGGGGTCTCGCAAGGCGGCTTGCGCGCCGCCGCGGCCCTCCTGCCAGGCGCGCGCGTCCTCACGAGCCACGCGCTCTATAACTTCCCGGACGCCGCCAGCGTGATGGAGCACTTGGCCGGGATGGCCATGGCCACCGGCGGCCGCTTCGATTGCTGGGCCACCGGCGCGAACGACCAAGGCGCTGAGGAACTCGGCGTGCGGCCGGACGCAGTGCCGGGCGCGACCGGCCTGGATACGCGGGCCGTCCTCGAAGGCTGCGCCACGGGCCGCATCAAGGCGCTCTGGCTCTTTGGCGCGGACCCCTTCGTTTTGCACCCGGACCAAGACCTGGTCCGCCGTGCCCTGGAGACTGTGCCGTTCCTGGCCTATGCCGGCTCGCTCACAAACGAGGCCGTGCACTACGCCAGCGTCGTCCTCCCCATGGCGCTGCCCGCCGAGGCGGAAGGGACGTTCACGAACTGCGAGCGCCGCGTCCAACTGGTCCGGCCCGCGGTGCCGCCGCCGGGGCTCGCCAAGCCCGCCTGGCGCATCGTGAGCGAGTGCCTGCTCCGCGCCACGGACCAAACCCCGTTCTTTAACCCGGCAGAAGTGCTGACCAAAATTGCGGAAACGGTGCCCGCGTTCGCGGGGATCGGTGCGGATTCCCTGGCCGGCGAAGGCTTCTTGCTCGGCGCGCGGTCCGGTGCGTCCCACGCCGAGGCCGTCGGGGTAGGACAAGGCGCCTGACCTCCGGGTAAAGTCCCCGCGTTGAATCTGCCGGCTTACGTTGAGGCACTGTCGCAAGGAGGCTCCGGTCCCCTCGGTATCCCTGGCCCCTTCTACCTGGCTATTTTGCGGGTGCTTATCCTGGTCGGCGCCACACTCACGCTCGTTCCTGGGCTCATTTGGTTCGAGCGAAGGCTCCTTTCCTGGATGCAGGACCGCCAAGGCCCGAACCGAACGGGGACCATCACCTTCGGCACCTCGTTCCTGGGCATTCCGATTCCCAAGGGCCTGCAGGGGCGAAAGATCCAAACGTTCGGGCTCTTGCAGCCCATCGCCGACGGTCTGAAGCTCTTCCTCAAGGAAGACATCACCCCCGCCAACATTGACCGCAAGGTTTATTTCATAGCCCCGTTCGTCGCGCTCTTTCCCGCCTTCACGCTCGGGGGCACGCTCCCCTGGGGAGCGACCCACCTGCCGTTCTCGGCGGTGGCGGGCGGCCTTTACAGCCATCTCACCCCGGTCGCCGACGTCGAGATCGGCCTGCTCTTCGTTCTCGCCATCTCCAGCCTCGGCGTCTATGGCGTCGTCCTCGCCGGCTATGCGAGCAACAACAAGTACTCGCTGATGGGCGGCCTGCGCGCGTCGGCGCAGCTCATAAGTTATGAACTGGGCATGGGGGTCTCCCTCGCGTGCATCGCGATGGCGGTCGGTTCGCTCAAGATGTCCGAGATCGTCCGCGCGCAAGAAGGCCCCCTTTGGGGCGCGTTCCCGGTCGTGCAAAACTGGTTCGTCTTCACACCGTTCGGCTTCGTAAGCTTTGTGGTCTTCTTGGTCTGCATGATCGCGGAGACCAACCGCGCGCCCTTCGACCTTCCCGAAGCTGAGAACGAACTCATCGCCGGCTACCACACCGAGTACAGTTCCATGAAGTTCGCGGTTTTCTTCATGGGTGAATACGCCGCGATGTTCATCTTTAGCGGCATTCTTTCCGCAGTCTTCCTTGGCGGCTATAACCTGATGCCTTTCCGGTGGGAATACCTTGCGGAAGCGGTGCCGGCAGCCCGCGGATTCTTCCAGAACATGGCGTGGGCGAACTACTGGCTCGGACCCCTAAGTTTCGTCGCAAAGTGCGCGGCGGGCATCGCGCTTTACATCTGGATCCGCGCCACCTTGCCGCGGCTTCGCTATGACCAACTGATGAACCTGGGTTGGAAGACCTTGCTGCCCGTCGCAGTGGCAAACTTTATCATCGTCGGGATCTGGGTCGTCTGCACAGAATTGTACGGTGCGGCGGGCGGATGGGCGGCCGTCCTCGCCGCTTTTGTCGTGGTCGCTATCCTCTATACCAACGTCGTCGCCGCCGTGCAGAAGGCCGCGCCGGCCTCCGCCGGGCCGCGCCGCTCGATCCGGCTCGTTAAACCGGAGGGCAGATGAACGCGGGCAAAGTAGTCTTCTTCATCCTCGCGGCGGTCGCGCTGCTCTCCGCCCTGGGATTGGTCGCGTTCGGCAAAAACCCGGTGCGCGCCGCGATCATGCTTGTCCTCAATTTCTTTACGCTGGCGATCATGTACTTTTCGCTAGGCGCGCAGCTACTGGGCATCACGCAGATCATGGTCTATGCGGGAGCGATCATGGTGCTATTCCTCTTCGTCATCATGGTTTTGCAGAACCAAGGTGCGATGGAGCGGATCGAGGAAAAGACGCGTGACCGCAAAGGAATCCTCGCGCTCTTGGGGGCGCTGGCCCTTTGGCTTATCGTCCATGTTGGCGTGATCGTCCCTATCTCGACTTCAAGGGGCTCGCGCGTCGCGGACGATTATGGGTCGCCCCAAGCGATCGGCACCATCTTGTTCACGACGTATGCCTGGCCCTTCCTCGTTGCGAGCGTGCTACTCCTAGTCGGAATCGTCGGCTCGATCTTGCTGGCTAAGAGGAGGCTATAAGTTGATCGCTTTTCAAGTCCCTGTCGGATATTGGCTCTCGCTCGCGGTCGCGATGTTTGCGATCGGTTCTGCCGGCGTTGTCATCCACCGGAACCCGGTCGTGGTCTTCATGTGCATCGAACTCATGCTGAACTCGACAAACCTCGCGTTCCTGACAATGGCCCGGTATCAGATAACGGCTAACCAGACCGACACGCTTGCGACCCAATCTTCGATGCACGGGCAGATGATGGTGATCTTCGTTATGGCCGTCGCCGCGGCGGAAGTCGCCGTCGGACTAGGCATTATCATGGCAATATTCCGTCAAAGAAACCAGGCGGACGTGGACGATATGAGCACAATGAGGCTGTAACGGAATGAGCCCGGATTTCTCGAACGTCTCGCTCGTCATCTTATTCCCGTTCTTGGGCTTCCTCGTCCAAGCACTGTTCGGTAAGGCGATCATAGACACCTTGGGCACGAAGATCGGCCGAACGGTCTGCGGAGCGCTCGCCGTGCTTCCGATCTTCGCCTCGTTCCTTATCGGTTTGGGCCTCACCGGCCAGCTCGCAAACTTGGGGGAAGAAAGCCGATCCGCGATCGTTACTTTCTTTGATTGGATAACCCTTAAGAGTATCAGTATCCCATTTGAGCTTCGCGTCGACCCCTTGTCGATGACGATGGTGCTCATCATCACGGGAATCGGCTCGCTCATCCATCTCTACGCGATGGGTTACATGTCCGATGAGCGCGACTACGCGCGGTTCTTCACGTACATGAACCTCTTCGTGACGGCGATGCTGATCCTGGTGTTAGGGAACAACTTGGTCCTAACCTTTATGGGTTGGGAAGGGGTCGGCCTCTGTTCCTACCTGTTGATCGGCTTCTGGTACAAGGACGTCGCGAACAGCAAAGCCGCCAACAAAGCGTTTATCGTTAACCGGATCGGCGACTGGGGCTTTACGCTCGGCATGTTCGGAATCGTCGTCCTTATGGCGGCGAACCGCGGTTCGCTCGGAATCACGGACTCTCGCTGGTTAAGTTTCGACATCATCCTGCCATATGCGCACCAGATTCTGGAGAACCACCCAGCTTGGGCCACTGGGATCGCCTTGCTCTTGTTCGTAGGCGCTATGGGCAAGTCCGCCCAGTATCCTTTGGCCATATGGCTGCCCGACGCGATGGCGGGCCCGACCCCAGTCTCCGCACTCATCCACGCGGCGACAATGGTCACTTCAGGTATCTATCTGCTCACAAGAATGAGCGAATGGTTTGTGGCTTCGCCACTTGCCATGGCCGTCGTTGCCGGAGTCGGCGCGCTCACCGCCCTTATCGGTGCCATCACCGCTTTCGGACAGACCGACATCAAGAAAGTCCTCGCTTATTCTACGGTTTCGCAGCTGGGCTACATGTTCATCGGTTGTGGCGTTGGCGCGTTCTATGCCGGCATGTTCCACGTTGTCACCCACGCCTTCTTCAAAGCACTTTTGTTCCTTGGTGCAGGCGCGGTCATCCACGCCATGGCCCACGACCAAGACATGCGTAATTATGGTGGCCTATGGAAGAAGGTTCCGATCACCTTTTGGACCATGGTGGCCGGCTGGGGCGCGATCGCCGGCATCCCCTGGCTCTTTAGTGGTTTTTGGTCGAAGGAAGCGATTCTTGGTACGGCCGTTAATTCGGAAAACCCGTATGGTTTCGCCGGACTCACGGTCGGTGCCTGGGCGGGATGGGTCGGCTTCGGCGTCGCTTTTCTCACTGCCTGCTACATGACAAGGATGATGATCCTGACCTTCGCCGGAAAGGAGCAAAGGTGGAGGATTGCGCACGCGGTCGAGCACGCGCACGATGACCATGGTCACGCACACGCCGCCGACCACCATGAAGATCATGCAGGGCACGAACTCTCCCCGATCTTCTTCGCCTCTACAGCGGAAGCAGAGGCGGAACAGCTTGCCTTGCAGGAAGACCACCATCACCACCTTGACGAGCACCACGAGCCGCACGAGGTGCCCCCGGTCATGTGGATGCCGCTCGTGGTCCTAGCCATTTTCTCGCTGGGTTGGTTCGGCTACTTGCTCTACGAATCGCCGCAGTTTTCGCTCGAACACTGGCTTGGTTTCGCCCATGGACATGGTGAAGAGGGCCACCACGGCCCGGTTTCCCACACCACGTTACTGTTGATTTCTGCCGTCACATCCCTCGGCGGCATCGCCCTCGCCTTCGCGCTTTATTGGAAGAAACTTCCCGAGCGGGAAGGCTGGGACATGGCCAAGTGGAACCCGGTGCAAAGGTTCGTCGGTGGAAGGGGAATCGACATCACTGGGTTTTCATTGTCCGTCGGCAATATGCTGGGCAGTTTGAGCAAAGCCTTCGACGCGACGATCGACTTCGTGGTGAATGGGGTCGGCATGGTTTCTAAAGGCCTTGGAGGCGTCGGGCGCTTAGTCCAAACGGGTTATGTCCGAGCCTATGCTTTGCTGATGCAGATAGGCGTTATCCTGCTGGTGGGGTACGTCATCTTAACGATCATGATGCGAGGAATGCAGTAGGCTCATGGTGACGCAACCGACCGGCTTCGGACTGATAAGTCTCTTGCTCCTTGTTCCCTTGTTGGGCGCGCTAGCCATTTCGTTCGTCCCAGAACAATTCAAGGGTGGGATCAAGGCCGGCGCGATGGTCACGAGTCTTCTGACCTTCTTCGTCAGCATAGGCGTGCTTGTGCAGTTCGATTCGAACACGTTCCACTTTCAAATGGTGGAGTTCGTGCCGTGGATCGACCAATTGGGCATCCACTACCGGGTCGGCATCGACGGCATCTCGATCTGGCTTGTCGTCCTCACGACGTTCTTAAACGTGATTGCGGTTTGGTTCAGTACATACATCGAGCAACGCGTCAAGGCATATTTCGTCATGATGATGCTCTTGCTGACGGCAATGCTTGGTGTTTTCGTTAGCCTCGATCTCATCCTGTTCTACACCTTCTTCGAGGCTTCGCTGATCCCCATGGCCGTTATGATCTGGATTTGGGGCGGGGCGAACCGCAACTATGCGGCCACAAAATTCTTCGTTTACACCTTCGCCGCATCGATTTTTATGCTCGTCGGCATGATCGCGATGGCCCAACTTGCCGCCAAGGCGACAGGCGTCTTAACGTTCGACATGGTCGCCCTTCAAAGCTTGGTCGCAAACGGCAAACTTTGGACCGGCGCGATGCAGATGCAACCCTTGATCTTCTGGTCGTTCGT carries:
- a CDS encoding NADH-quinone oxidoreductase subunit J, translated to MNAGKVVFFILAAVALLSALGLVAFGKNPVRAAIMLVLNFFTLAIMYFSLGAQLLGITQIMVYAGAIMVLFLFVIMVLQNQGAMERIEEKTRDRKGILALLGALALWLIVHVGVIVPISTSRGSRVADDYGSPQAIGTILFTTYAWPFLVASVLLLVGIVGSILLAKRRL
- the nuoL gene encoding NADH-quinone oxidoreductase subunit L, whose protein sequence is MSPDFSNVSLVILFPFLGFLVQALFGKAIIDTLGTKIGRTVCGALAVLPIFASFLIGLGLTGQLANLGEESRSAIVTFFDWITLKSISIPFELRVDPLSMTMVLIITGIGSLIHLYAMGYMSDERDYARFFTYMNLFVTAMLILVLGNNLVLTFMGWEGVGLCSYLLIGFWYKDVANSKAANKAFIVNRIGDWGFTLGMFGIVVLMAANRGSLGITDSRWLSFDIILPYAHQILENHPAWATGIALLLFVGAMGKSAQYPLAIWLPDAMAGPTPVSALIHAATMVTSGIYLLTRMSEWFVASPLAMAVVAGVGALTALIGAITAFGQTDIKKVLAYSTVSQLGYMFIGCGVGAFYAGMFHVVTHAFFKALLFLGAGAVIHAMAHDQDMRNYGGLWKKVPITFWTMVAGWGAIAGIPWLFSGFWSKEAILGTAVNSENPYGFAGLTVGAWAGWVGFGVAFLTACYMTRMMILTFAGKEQRWRIAHAVEHAHDDHGHAHAADHHEDHAGHELSPIFFASTAEAEAEQLALQEDHHHHLDEHHEPHEVPPVMWMPLVVLAIFSLGWFGYLLYESPQFSLEHWLGFAHGHGEEGHHGPVSHTTLLLISAVTSLGGIALAFALYWKKLPEREGWDMAKWNPVQRFVGGRGIDITGFSLSVGNMLGSLSKAFDATIDFVVNGVGMVSKGLGGVGRLVQTGYVRAYALLMQIGVILLVGYVILTIMMRGMQ
- a CDS encoding NADH-quinone oxidoreductase subunit H, which codes for MPGPFYLAILRVLILVGATLTLVPGLIWFERRLLSWMQDRQGPNRTGTITFGTSFLGIPIPKGLQGRKIQTFGLLQPIADGLKLFLKEDITPANIDRKVYFIAPFVALFPAFTLGGTLPWGATHLPFSAVAGGLYSHLTPVADVEIGLLFVLAISSLGVYGVVLAGYASNNKYSLMGGLRASAQLISYELGMGVSLACIAMAVGSLKMSEIVRAQEGPLWGAFPVVQNWFVFTPFGFVSFVVFLVCMIAETNRAPFDLPEAENELIAGYHTEYSSMKFAVFFMGEYAAMFIFSGILSAVFLGGYNLMPFRWEYLAEAVPAARGFFQNMAWANYWLGPLSFVAKCAAGIALYIWIRATLPRLRYDQLMNLGWKTLLPVAVANFIIVGIWVVCTELYGAAGGWAAVLAAFVVVAILYTNVVAAVQKAAPASAGPRRSIRLVKPEGR
- the nuoK gene encoding NADH-quinone oxidoreductase subunit NuoK; translated protein: MIAFQVPVGYWLSLAVAMFAIGSAGVVIHRNPVVVFMCIELMLNSTNLAFLTMARYQITANQTDTLATQSSMHGQMMVIFVMAVAAAEVAVGLGIIMAIFRQRNQADVDDMSTMRL
- the nuoG gene encoding NADH-quinone oxidoreductase subunit NuoG, producing MAGANQGQTVKLTINDVEIDVPQGELIVESVKRLGLEIPIFCYHPRMKPVGMCRMCLVEVGFKQPDGSVRKMPKPQAGCTLPASEGMVVYTDTELIHNDRRGVLEFLLANHPLDCPICDRGGECPLQNNTLAYGPSTSRFIELKRHLPKAFPLSKYVTLDLERCIQCGRCVRFTEEISGDHDLAFRFRGAEMQPSTFQLTEFESKFSGNVIEICPVGALTSARYRFRARPWDLETAPSVCTQCSNGCNTWFDHRVGRFVRVNARTNEAVNEDWTCDRGKFGHDNYNSPGRLTTPLVRQGEGLAETGWSEAYEALFQGFEPGGAEVAGLVGPEVSNEALFLFANLFRTAFKSPNLDYRWRQNLVPAGQSVSARLGVEPVQGRIADLETAGSILVFGTSLADELPIAYLRVRKAATHHGAKVVVATDRPTEVERFATVTLHYRPGTGATLAAGLLAQLVKDGRAEFPPATRDELAKFDAARVENETGVSQGGLRAAAALLPGARVLTSHALYNFPDAASVMEHLAGMAMATGGRFDCWATGANDQGAEELGVRPDAVPGATGLDTRAVLEGCATGRIKALWLFGADPFVLHPDQDLVRRALETVPFLAYAGSLTNEAVHYASVVLPMALPAEAEGTFTNCERRVQLVRPAVPPPGLAKPAWRIVSECLLRATDQTPFFNPAEVLTKIAETVPAFAGIGADSLAGEGFLLGARSGASHAEAVGVGQGA